Genomic DNA from Lactococcus garvieae:
CGTCCTGTGCCAGCATATTGTACTTGTGCCATTTAGTGCGTTCCCTCCTTAGATAAGACCTGAAATATCAAGAACTTCAGGTTTTTGTGCTGCGTGTGTGTGTTCACCACCAACAAACACTTTAAGTTTCATGCCTTGAGCACGTCCAAGAGTGTTGTGTGGAAGCATACCTTTAACTGATTTTTCAATCAAACGTACAGCATTTTTCTCACGGAGTTCACCAGCAGTGATAGATTTCAATCCACCTGGGTGAAGACTGTGACGGTAGTAAACTTTATCAGTTGCTTTTTTACCAGTAAGTTTTACTTTTTCGGCATTAACAACGATAACAAAATCGCCTGTATCTGTGTGGGGTGTGAATGTTGGTTTGTTTTTACCGCGAAGTACGCTAGCAACTACAGCTGACAAACGACCAAGAGGTACATCAGTTGCGTCAACCACGTACCATTTACGGTCAACGTTTGAAGCGTTAGCCATGAATGTTGTTTTCATCATTTGGGTTAAGTTTCCTTTACTTAGAATTTGTTTACGGCAGGTGTAAGAGTCCTGCAAATATTTTTGGGTTTCCGGGGCCACAAAAAT
This window encodes:
- the rplM gene encoding 50S ribosomal protein L13, with product MMKTTFMANASNVDRKWYVVDATDVPLGRLSAVVASVLRGKNKPTFTPHTDTGDFVIVVNAEKVKLTGKKATDKVYYRHSLHPGGLKSITAGELREKNAVRLIEKSVKGMLPHNTLGRAQGMKLKVFVGGEHTHAAQKPEVLDISGLI